Proteins encoded together in one Impatiens glandulifera chromosome 1, dImpGla2.1, whole genome shotgun sequence window:
- the LOC124939192 gene encoding monooxygenase 1-like, producing the protein MEGAEEHDIVIVGGGISGLATALALHRKGIKSVVLERGDSLRNEGGAIGILANGWRALDQLGLSVSDHLRQTAVLIQRSGETRCLKRGYLINTLANALPSKTIRFGCTVISVEFDSAVTVLHLLGGKTIIAKIVIGCDGIRSVIGKFVGLNPIKQFPHSAVRGLTNYPKGHNFKHEFIRWMKDDCSSYVGRIPIDDKSVYWFVSQKSSLLDTKTWKDHDQEHIRENTLEFLVANRFPKEVLEMINMSEVDSISFTCNLKYRAPWDLFFGNFRKGTVTVAGDAWHVIGPFLGQGGSAGLEDAIVLARRLSQAILGCDDERNGETVMKRVGQAMDGYIKERRRRLLGLSTQTYLTGIMIQGPQIFIKVLIVFAMIVLFRDEEGHSKYDCGRL; encoded by the exons ATGGAAGGAGCTGAAGAACATGACATTGTGATAGTTGGCGGCGGGATTTCCGGCCTTGCCACTGCCCTTGCCCTGCACCG AAAAGGTATAAAAAGTGTGGTTCTTGAAAGAGGAGATAGTTTGAGAAATGAAGGTGGAGCTATTGGAATCTTAGCCAATGGTTGGAGAGCCCTTGATCAACTTGGCCTTTCTGTCTCCGACCACCTTCGACAAACTGCGGTTCTTATTCAAAG ATCTGGTGAAACTCGATGCTTGAAGCGTGGCTATCTTATTAACACACTTGCAAATGCTTTGCCATCTAAAACAATCCGCTTTGGTTGTACTGTTATCtctgttgaatttgattccgcCGTtactgttcttcatcttcttggtgGAAAAACTATCATAGCCAAGATAGTAATCGGATGTGATGGAATCCGATCAGTGATTGGAAAATTTGTGGGTTTGAATCCTATAAAACAATTTCCTCATTCTGCTGTCAGAGGTTTAACGAATTATCCAAAAGGTCATAACTTTAAGCATGAATTCATAAGATGGATGAAAGATGATTGTTCCTCTTATGTTGGAAGAATACCCATTGATGATAAATCTGTTTACTGGTTTGTATCTCAAAAATCATCTCTTCTAG ATACTAAAACCTGGAAAGATCATGATCAAGAACACATAAGAGAGAACACATTGGAATTCCTAGTTGCCAATAGATTTCCTAAAGAGGTTTTGGAAATGATAAACATGAGTGAGGTTGATTCAATTTCTTTCACTTGTAATCTCAAATACAGGGCGCCATGGGATTTGTTTTTTGGAAACTTTCGAAAAGGAACAGTTACGGTTGCGGGCGATGCTTGGCATGTGATTGGTCCGTTTCTTGGACAAGGAGGATCGGCTGGATTGGAAGATGCAATTGTTTTGGCTAGGCGATTGAGCCAAGCAATTTTAGGATGTGACGATGAAAGGAATGGAGAAACGGTGATGAAGAGAGTGGGACAAGCCATGGATGGTTATATTAAAGAGAGGAGGAGACGGTTATTGGGATTATCTACTCAAACGTATCTTACTGGTATTATGATCCAAGGTCCACAAATTTTTATTAAGGTTCTTATTGTATTTGCTATGATTGTTCTCTTTCGTGATGAAGAGGGTCACTCCAAATATGATTGTGGTCGGTTGTGA